The Desulfovibrio sp. G11 region TGCGTATCCAGTTCTTTTTAAAGGGCCAGAAATCGAAAATATAGGCCATCCAGATCAGGATAACCAGCCACCACCGGCAGTAATTGTAGCCCACATAGGGCGTGTAGAAGCGCATGATGCCGCGTGGATCCTGAAACACCCACCAGGTCACGGCAAAAATGACCAGCGTAAGGGCCAGGTTTGCCAGCATGGGCAGGGGGCCGCGCCAGCGTTTGAGGAGTTTGCGTTCCTCAAGATAGGGGATGTCGTGATCAGCCATCTCTTCCTCCACAGGGTTATGGCCGTTGCCGGATCAGGGGCGCCCGTGTCTGTCGGCGTCGCCTTGCGGCGGTGCGTCAGGGCAGGGCGCGTGGGGCAGGGGTGCTCCGGCGTGCATGGCCCGCAAAACGGCCCGGGCCAGTTCTTCCTCTTCCATTGCCTCTGCAGGCAGTCCCAGGCGCTGCCCTTCCATACGCAGCATGGCGGACGAAAATTCCGGCGGCAGAGCCTGGAGGGTACGCGGCCCATCAGGAGCGGCCGCCGAAAAGGGGGCTTCATCCGTCACAGACAGAGGGCGCGCGCGCCACACCCCCCGCAAGAAATTTCTTCTGCTCGTGCCGGTCATGCTTCTTCTCCCATGCCCTGTAAAAGGCAGGCAGCGTAAGCCGACAGGGCGGCAGATGATGCCTGCGGATCTGCGTGGCGCAGGCCATGCAGGGTGCGGGCAAGATGCTTGAATATTTCCTCAAGGCGTATGGGCGGGCAGTCCTGCAAAAGCCGCGCGAGGGCGTGGGCATCCGGCAGGGTTGCCGCTCCGGCCTGGGCCAGACGGGTATTGGAAAGTCCCTGTAGCAAGGCGGAAAAAAACTGCAGGTGATATTGCGCGAAAAGCCGCATGTCGTCCGCATGCAGCGCCATGCCGGCAGCAGATAGCTGGCGCTCCAGCGTGAATATGGCCGAAGGGGCGAAAGATGGCTGTGCCGTCATAAGCAGGTGCGGCATCACAATGCGGAAGGCCCGCAGGCTGTCCGCCAGACTGGCATTGTCGGAGCGGCAGGGCAGTGCTTTTACGAAGGTGCCGCTGCCGCGCCTGGTTTCCAGTATTCCGCGGCCCACCAGGGTGCGCAACGCCGTGCGCAGTGTGGCCCGGCTCACGCCGAGCTTTTCCGCCAGCAGGCGCTCTGCGGGCAGCCGTTCAAAAAGGTTCCAGTGCCCTTTCAGCAGTGCCTGTTCCAGACGTCGTTCCGTAGTGGCAGGTGTAGTCATGGCCTTCCCCTGCAGGTTTGTCTTGTTGTGTTGATTCTGTCCCTTTGGGATTTTTATGACAATATTCCGGAAAATATTGTATATATTTCTTTTATTGCACTGTATTTATACGTTTTTTCCATATTTTCTGGTCATACCAAAGATTTGTATTCCGCTTTAAAGTACACAGTTAATCGTATATTATGCAGATTTTTGTGGCATTTTCAGAAAAAAATAAAGATTGGTATGACCAATTATACTGTGAAAAAAGGCTTGCCCTGCAAATATATCTATTTTACTGGCAAGCAGACCGGCAGCAACCGGTTGTGCCCAAAAGGCTGAAGGAGTTTGTATGCCGCGTTTTTCGCAGTGGCGGAGCGGATTTCCCGGATTGTTGTGGAGCATTCGGCAGCGTGAGTCTCGGCTCAAGCTTTTTACGCGCTGGCAGGTGGAGGGGCTGGATGCTCCCCAGTTGCTGAAGAATGCCACGTACCGCAAGCAGGTTGTCATGCCGGAAGACTATCCTCTTCTGGTGGAATTCTGGGATATGATTCATGCCGCGCGGCCTGCTGCGGCCATTTTTCGCCTGCGGGCGGACGGGGGGCGTAAGCCGCTCATTCTGCAGGGCTGGCCCGAACCCGGGCAGGACGTGTACAGCGGCTTGCTTAAAAGCGCTTTTTTGCCCGGCGGCTACGGATCGGCATGCTATAACGCGCAGCTTGGCATGCGTGTGGGCGATGTGGATTATCCGGTGTTTACCATTGATCTGGAAGACTGCCGCCTCAAGGAAGCGAATACGGCCGCGAGCAGGCTGTTCATGCGTCAGGGGCAGGGCTGCAGCCTTTTGTCGCTGGAAGATATCGCGCCGCAGAATCTGGGGGAGCAGCTTCTCAGTGCCGCACGCCAGGCTGTACGGGAAGATGCGTGGTCGGGAAAACTCATGCTGGGCAATGCGGAGCGCGGGCTTTTTTCAACCTACGTGCGACTGACCCCCTGGGGCGGGGCGCAGGGCCGGGTAGTGCGGGCTGCCCTGGTGCGTGTGGACGCCAAAACCATGATGCGTCCCTTTGGTACAGACAGCGATGGGGCCTTGCGCCCGGGCGACCTGCGCCCCGCCCTGGAAGAACTTTGGAACACATGCGGCCCGGAGGTGGACGGGCTTATGCTGTCGCACATTCAGTCCGGTAGCGGCAAGGTAACAGTCTACGGTGTGGGGCGCGCATTTGACAGTCTGGAATGGGGCGCCGTTCATGCCTACGAAGGAACCATCGCGCAAGACATAGAACGTTTTGATCTGAGTTCGCTGCTGGTCGAAGATACGCTGGACAGCGTAAAATCTGTAGACTGGGCGCTGTTTACGCCCCTGGGCGTACGTTCATATTATGCATGCCCTTTTTATGCGGAGCACGGCCTGCATGCCGTGCTCATCCTGGCCAGCCGTAAGGCAAAAACATTCGGTACGGATGCAGATGCGCGCTATGCCTGTGTAGCCGAATCTTTCGGCAGGCTGATGCAACGCTGGAGGCAGCGGGGGTGACAGCCTTGCAGGAGGATCCGGAGGCGCTGCGAAGCGCCTTGCCGACCAGCGCCGTGCTGCTTTCGACTTGCCGGACGGGGCGGTTTGTGTTCTGGCAGCGGGCAGGTAAAAAATGTATGCAAAAACCCCTTTGAAGCCGCGCCTCAAAGGGGTTTTTCTGGTCAACTGTATCGGAGAACCGGCAGTATGATAGTTGGCGGAGACGTATAGGGGTCGAACCTACCGCAGACCGTAAAGCCTGCCACCGGTTTTGAAGACCGGAATTCGCATATGATATAAAAAAAGCGTATCCAATAAGGCCATTAAAATAATGCCTTGGAGGATGCTATGCTTACTTTAGATGACGCTTGGAATTCTTATCTTTCGACACGTCAGTTGACCAGAGCTGGTTATCTGACAGATGTCAGCAGGTATCGCGTTCATCTGGGGCCATATTGGCATGGAAAAAATTTAGCGTCAATAAGGACAGTGGATGTTCAAAAATTTACTTTTGATCTTTATAAGAAAGGTATTGGGCATCAAACAGTTAAGTTGTGTCTTTCACAAATGAGAAGAATTATGAAAAGGGCAGTAATACTTGACTTATACAGCGGGCCAATACCTTATTTTGAAATGCCAAATTTTGAGAGTGTTAGATACAGGTTTTTATCAGAAAATGAAGCAAAGCGTTTGTTTATAGAGTTAAAAAATACATCTGAATTTTGGTATCAAATAGCATCTCTTTCTTTATACACCGGGATGCGTTCAGGTGAAATTTTCAGTTTAAGAGGAAAAAATGTAAATTTTGGCGGATTCAACTTGCAAGTGCAACACCCTCAAGGTTGA contains the following coding sequences:
- a CDS encoding tyrosine-type recombinase/integrase, whose amino-acid sequence is MLTLDDAWNSYLSTRQLTRAGYLTDVSRYRVHLGPYWHGKNLASIRTVDVQKFTFDLYKKGIGHQTVKLCLSQMRRIMKRAVILDLYSGPIPYFEMPNFESVRYRFLSENEAKRLFIELKNTSEFWYQIASLSLYTGMRSGEIFSLRGKNVNFGGFNLQVQHPQG
- a CDS encoding GntR family transcriptional regulator; the protein is MTTPATTERRLEQALLKGHWNLFERLPAERLLAEKLGVSRATLRTALRTLVGRGILETRRGSGTFVKALPCRSDNASLADSLRAFRIVMPHLLMTAQPSFAPSAIFTLERQLSAAGMALHADDMRLFAQYHLQFFSALLQGLSNTRLAQAGAATLPDAHALARLLQDCPPIRLEEIFKHLARTLHGLRHADPQASSAALSAYAACLLQGMGEEA